Genomic DNA from Nocardioides aquaticus:
GCCCCGACCTGAGGCTCGGTCTGGTCCCGCTCGTCGATCTGCTCGCTCACTTCTTCCCCTTCTTGTTCGCTGGCTTGGGTCCGCCCCCGGGCCGCTGCCCGGCCGGCCGCTGGCCCGCGGGGCGCTTCTGCGACCCGGACCCTCCGCCCGTGCTCGGTCGCGGCGACCCCTGCTGACGCTGCTGACGCGTCTGGCGCTTCGGCTGCTGGCGCGTCGCCGGGCGGGCCTCGGACGCGGGGACGACCTCGGGCTCGGTCTCCACGACCTCACCCTTGCGGACCGCCTTGGCCTTGTCCCGCTCGAGCTTGGCGTCCATGGCCGGCGTGCCCGGCGCGGGGTTGTTGCGGATGACGTAGAACTGCTGGCCCATGGTCCACAGGTTCGAGGTGGTCCAGTAGAGGAGCACGCCGATCGGGAAGGCCACGCCGCCGAGGCCGAACGCGACCGGGAGCACGTAGAGGAGCAGCTTCTGCTGCTGGGCGTACTGGCCCTTCAGCGCGTCGGCCGGCATGTTCTTGCTCATCAGCTGGCGCTGGGTGATGAAGGTGGTGGCGGTCATCGCCAGGACCAGCACCAGCGCCACGAGCATCACGCTGAGGTCGGGCGTGGGGCCCCAGGTCCGGGACTGCCAGAAGGTGTCCGAGATCGGCACGAAGCCGAAGATGTCGGAGGTGCCGAACGCCTCGGCGCGCGCCGAGGTCATGAAGCCGTGAGGGGTCCCGTCCGCGGCCTGGTCGAGCAGGCGGAACAGGGCGAAGAAGATCGGCATCTGCAGCAGCAGCGGCAGGCAGGACGCGAACGGGTTGGTGCCCGCGTCCTTGTACAGCTTCATGGTCTCCTCGGCCATGCGCTGCCGGTCGTGCCCGTACTTCTTGCGCAGCTCCACCACCTTGGGCTGGATGAGCTGCATGTTCCGGCTGGACTTGATCTGCCGCACGAAGAGCGGGATCAGCGCGATCCGGATGACCACCGTGAGGCCGACGATCGACAGGGCCCAGGCGAGCCCCCCGGCGGGGTCGAGGAACAGGCTGAAGAACTCGTGGAACCCGATCATGATCGCCGAGATCACGTAGTACAGCGGCGTCAGGATGAAGTTCCCGAAGTCGGAGAGTGCTTCCACGGCTCGTCAGGCTCCTTGGGTGTCGGGACGGGTCCCGGCGGTCTGGTGGTCGTGCACGTCGTACGGGTCGGGGTCGGCGGCTGCCTGGTGACCGGGGACGTGGTCGACCCCGCCCTCGGCCCACGGGTGGCAC
This window encodes:
- the yidC gene encoding membrane protein insertase YidC; amino-acid sequence: MEALSDFGNFILTPLYYVISAIMIGFHEFFSLFLDPAGGLAWALSIVGLTVVIRIALIPLFVRQIKSSRNMQLIQPKVVELRKKYGHDRQRMAEETMKLYKDAGTNPFASCLPLLLQMPIFFALFRLLDQAADGTPHGFMTSARAEAFGTSDIFGFVPISDTFWQSRTWGPTPDLSVMLVALVLVLAMTATTFITQRQLMSKNMPADALKGQYAQQQKLLLYVLPVAFGLGGVAFPIGVLLYWTTSNLWTMGQQFYVIRNNPAPGTPAMDAKLERDKAKAVRKGEVVETEPEVVPASEARPATRQQPKRQTRQQRQQGSPRPSTGGGSGSQKRPAGQRPAGQRPGGGPKPANKKGKK